The following are from one region of the Coffea eugenioides isolate CCC68of chromosome 2, Ceug_1.0, whole genome shotgun sequence genome:
- the LOC113762049 gene encoding protein FAR1-RELATED SEQUENCE 5-like, translating into MNWHEPSCLEHANEELEREQLTGSREQNGERGEMRAEAGEGVMQEEVMANNVQARCIDDLEYDQVMNMTFDSVEDAELFYFVYARAMGFGIRRSDRKYYDDGKTRYRKWLCCREGEREERWKTMENRMREAKVVTRVKCKACFRIKYDLPSSKFIVTEFLREHNHTLATPSTAIFLRAHRNVSDADYAHAYALRRVGTRTSQIMKLFALEAGGYDKVNFQNKDLYNKIERERKNEIIHGDAEGAIAYLQGKKDLDNDFCYKYHTDSENRLMRLFWADSQSLYDYKCFGEVLVFDSTYKTNDYNQPLVVLCGVNNHFSTCIFACCLVSNEDEEAFDWVLQTLVDANGGKKPISIITDGDPAMKKAIKNIIPEARHRLCSWHLQRNAKYNANKAFMKRFSSCMHNNWSPQRFEREWEKAVIECGIQDSEWVKSVYKKRDKWATAYLRDHFFAGMKSTQRCEKMNDVLKIHLTGELKLFEFMRAFDLGVAAIRHEENRLIAETEQTSLLPTTDMPWIEEHAAEIYTRNIFLMVRNAIKGQGMYNRSDLIDDGVHKIHFVEHSRENGRFRVQQTILGGMLACSCMMFETLGLPCTHMFRIMLLEGIERIPDFLIMKRWTRKAREEFHRGATVVQNVADDVTELARYGRLMAGCKPMCLYASKTDVGYERILSIIERETPEVRKLSENRRPAEPTLRQPQRNYGVKDPERARSKGSQRQEPRRRSTGIQCGKCGKRDGHNKRTCPLNTSNLDDNCSYEETDELGSDEQFDEVHYQRAAFGGSSSSKQTSFNDISRLQACGGVVHTTDYNQSLMGSWSMQLSTHMSTSTDGGRMNVEMQPMTCDFSSETPTFCDAGSHSLIPRFSSKASSSTGIPYAWSSDSGYDFEGTSNDTYGVYGSITTARECVVKAGADKVFTVFTVVMHGVDML; encoded by the exons ATGAATTGGCACGAACCATCTTGTCTGGAGCATGCAAATGAAGAGTTAGAGAGAGAACAACTCACGGGCTCCCGAGAGCAAAATGGAGAACGAGGAGAAATGCGAGCAGAAGCTGGAGAAGGAGTAATGCAAGAAGAGGTGATGGCCAATAATGTTCAAGCTCGTTGCATAGATGATCTGGAATATGATCAAGTAATGAACATGACATTTGACTCAGTGGAAGATGCAGAGCTTTTCTATTTCGTGTATGCTAGAGCAATGGGTTTTGGCATAAGAAGAAGTGATCGAAAATATTATGATGATGGGAAGACACGTTATAGAAAATGGCTATGCTGTAGGGAGGGTGAACGTGAAGAGAGATGGAAAACAATGGAAAATCGAATGAGAGAAGCAAAAGTTGTGACTAGGGTGAAATGCAAAGCTTGCTTTCGAATCAAGTATGATCTGCCAAGCAGCAAATTTATAGTCACTGAATTTTTAAGGGAGCACAATCATACATTGGCAACGCCCTCAACTGCCATTTTTCTAAGAGCACATAGAAATGTTTCTGATGCAGACTATGCTCATGCATATGCATTGCGAAGGGTCGGGACAAGAACAAGCCAGATTATGAAGCTCTTTGCACTGGAGGCAGGTGGCTATGACAAAGTCAATTTTCAGAATAAAGATCTGTATAATAAAATAGAAAGGGAGCGCAAGAATGAGATTATACATGGTGATGCTGAGGGTGCAATCGCATATCTACAAGGAAAAAAGGACTTGGATAATGACTTCTGTTACAAGTATCATACAGATTCAGAAAATAGACTAATGCGTCTCTTCTGGGCAGATTCACAGTCCTTATACGATTACAAATGCTTTGGTGAGGTCCTAGTTTTTGATTCTACGTATAAGACGAATGACTACAACCAGCCATTGGTGGTGTTATGTGGAGTAAATAATCATTTCTCAACATGTATATTTGCGTGTTGTTTAGTATCCAATGAAGATGAGGAAGCATTTGACTGGGTCCTTCAAACATTAGTCGATGCAAATGGTGGGAAAAAGCCAATTTCTATTATAACAGATGGAGACCCAGCTATGAAAAAAGCCATCAAGAATATAATACCTGAGGCAAGGCATAGGCTCTGTTCCTGGCATCTTCAACGAAATGCAAAGTACAATGCAAACAAAGCTTTCATGAAGCGTTTCTCCTCGTGTATGCATAATAATTGGTCCCCTCAAAGATTTGAGCGCGAATGGGAAAAAGCTGTTATTGAGTGTGGCATCCAAGATAGTGAGTGGGTGAAATCAGTTtacaaaaaacgtgataaatgGGCCACGGCATATCTTCGCGATCATTTCTTTGCAGGCATGAAAAGTACACAGAGATGTGAGAAAATGAATGACGTTTTAAAGATTCATTTGACAGGGGAGCTGAAATTGTTTGAGTTCATGCGGGCATTCGATTTGGGAGTTGCTGCTATACGGCACGAAGAAAATAGGCTAATTGCCGAGACCGAACAAACAAGCCTTCTTCCAACCACTGATATGCCTTGGATAGAGGAGCATGCAGCAGAAATATATACTAGAAATATATTTTTGATGGTCCGAAATGCTATTAAAGGTCAAGGCATGTATAATAGATCTGACCTCATTGATGATGGGGTACACAAAATACATTTTGTTGAGCACTCACGGGAGAATGGCAGGTTCAGGGTCCAGCAAACCATTCTAGGTGGAATGCTTGCATGCTCTTGTATGATGTTTGAAACCCTTGGCCTTCCATGCACACATATGTTTAGAATTATGCTACTTGAAGGGATAGAAAGAATCCCTGATTTCCTCATAATGAAGAGATGGACACGAAAGGCAAGGGAAGAATTTCATCGAGGGGCTACAGTAGTGCAAAATGTAGCAGATGATGTGACTGAGCTTGCTAGGTATGGGAGATTGATGGCTGGTTGCAAGCCAATGTGTCTCTATGCCTCCAAGACGGATGTCGGATATGAACGCATACTGAGCATTATTGAACGAGAAACACCTGAAGTGAGAAAATTGAGTGAAAACAGAAGGCCTGCCGAACCTACATTACGTCAACCCCAACGTAACTATGGAGTTAAAGACCCAGAACGAGCAAGATCAAAAGGCAGCCAAAGACAAGAACCTAGGAGAAGGTCAACTGGTATTCAGTGTGGAAAATGTGG GAAACGTGATGGCCATAACAAAAGGACGTGTCCTTTGAACACCAGCAATTTAGATGATAACTGCTCTTATGAGGAAACAGACGAGCTTGGTAGTGATGAACAATTTGATGAAGTGCACTACCAACGAGCAGCATTTGGAGGAAGCAGCAGCAGTAAGCAAACAAGTTTCAATGATATATCCAGACTGCAAGCTTGTGGTGGAGTCGTTCACACAACTGATTACAATCAATCATTAATGGGTAGCTGGTCTATGCAGCTATCCACTCATATGTCTACTTCTACAGATGGTGGCAGGATGAATGTCGAAATGCAG CCAATGACTTGTGATTTTAGCTCAGAAACACCAACTTTCTGTGATGCTGGTAGTCATTCCCTCATTCCACGGTTTTCATCTAAG GCGAGTAGCAGTACTGGAATTCCTTATGCATGGAGCTCTGACAGTGGTTATG ATTTTGAAGGCACCTCG AATGATACTTACGGTGTTTACGGCTCCATAACCACTGCCAGAGAATGTGTTGTGAAAGCTGGAGCAGATAAGGTGTTTACTGTGTTTACGGTGGTTATGCATGGAGTAGATATGTTGTGA
- the LOC113760986 gene encoding MAG2-interacting protein 2 — MEIDATHNWNPSMGGGVREVLFEVRRHASGTYSNYPPTGQQVDDGRGRTLLSYFSLRGITQMKERWTEYRNPKKVGKHAALFISPHADRVAVAFRNQITFLQKDDDYQQPSGTFTSGNISAFTCGTWSEAHEVLGVFDDTNTLYFIKANGEEITRITGKHLKVSLPILCLILQDDNDVNKACLCTFSILTSDGSLHDLEISQDLSASMSAAPLARTGVMLKKQFPKNVFCMHHHPKLSLFATISSASGVAISNTSGHPGSPSLSLWQRSSSSDLELMVSIDFEGLYAEAKGVDQLISPKVLISPEGNFVGTLDARGCLLIFKFHQKQWNLSNLYNTKRHDLQMKNDLSGGGMDFLNDIVDFTWWSDDVLAVAKRDGTITMFDVPTGVKLLEKDPVYSMPIMETVEKLSGCLFLLESTSGQSYKSSEEKRTTDLRLIEQLECAKLQWNLFSLSERSVSEMYDLLIRKQDYQVALSFAHHHGLDKDELLKSQWMSSSQGVNEINKLLSTIKDHVFVLSECVDCVGPTEDAEKALLAYGLHLTENYRFSKSQEDESSQVWDFRMARLKLLLFRDRLETFLGINMGRFSAQEYNKFRNLPINDAAVALAETGKIGALNLLFKRHPYSLGPYILEVLAAIPETVPVQSYAQLLPGNSPPASIALREEDWVECDKMVSFINSLPEDHGSRVLIRTEPIVKRYMGFQWPSTADLSSWYKNRARDIDTLSGQLENCMCLVDFGYQKGISELQHFYEDISFLRQLIYSDENEGKRNFFLSLIAWEKLSDYEKFRLLLRGVTEEDVIGRLKNIAIPFMQKRDYHIAADSTDELTGSQCTMDNTADSFLVRWLKEISLENKLGICLIVFEEGCTDLENSYFFKDEAQVVDCALQCMYLCSSTDRWSTMSSILSKLQHLRGYGNEDLKTRLKVTEGHVEAGRILAIYQVPKPINYFREPHTDEKGVKQTLRLILSKFIRRQMGRSDNDWANMWRDLQSLQEKAFPFLDLEYMLIEFCRGLLKAGKFPLARNYLKSTGSVVLAADKAETLVIQAAREYFFSASSLDCPEIWKAKECLNILPSSRNARVEADVIDALTLKLPKLGVNVLPLQFRQMKDPLEIIKLAITSQDGAYLNVDELIEIAKLLGLSSHDEISSVQEAIAREAAVAGDLQLAFDLCRVLAKKGHGSVWDLCAALARGPALDNMDVNSRKHLLGFSLSHCDEESIGDLLNGWKDLDMMGQCETLMMLTGSEPPESAVQGTLAISYPLYSTQGSVDFGTCSGKVDNVGYGDQGHLDAVKDFLSLVAENLPFENGYQWESILRENGKILSFSALRLPWLLELSTKAETTKKHISGSVSGKQYISVRTQAVVTIISWLARNGFAPKDNLIISIAKSIMEPPVTEEEDIMGCSFLLNLVDGFSGVDIIEGFVKARESYNEIMSIMNVGLIYGLLHNCRGECEEPAQRRMLLLREFQQKHKSVASDERDELDKAQSAFWREWKLKLEDQKRVADHSRVLEQIIPGVETARFLSGDTSYRESVVFSFIESIKLEKKHVLEDVIKLAHTYGLDQTKVLLHYISSTFTSEAWTVDDIVADLSQFRNEVISSAAETITVITVSVYPLIDGHDKQRLAYIYGLLAECYLQLEELKEPLPTIGQSPMHLDAIHLARFSKVVSQECFRVSFIGGLNFKKIAGLTDLNWDCFNDEVFSHISEKNVEALADMVRNLIGLYGDSLPEGLLSWQYVYRHHVLNLLTTFETQFKTDSLSESPENFHCFLSELEQTYNAVLKYVKFIEYPGILDIMMRFFAVMVPFEKPSSKRFDSMWQECLLKLLNMWLKMMSDMQELKYLEHSDESFCSESLVTCLKVFINLILKGKVSPIEGWGTIISFSNSGVNGDAIVEIFNFCRAMLFSGCRFLAVAYVFTDALSQLSPGSALALSTGRCYINIQDLPHLYISLLEMILLDLDSGSLEKQKFHSFLSSLSKLEGNLEDLKCVRDSVWKKLAEVSDNLQLPSHSRVYILELMQCIRATDKELKVFSSELDTYVIPWEGWENVQSGCVNHEKTSDVADTANRFTNTLVALKSSQMLSAISPSLEIAPEDLLTTESAVSCFVKVSESAKSESEIDTLIAMLGVWEELFMYGRKDSPKVDDIGNSWSNDDWDEGWESFLEESREKESKSNSTLLVHPLHVCWLEIVKKLIRLSRYEEFLRLADKYKGNTTQILLDEDDARCLSQIMLELNCFIALKIMLLLPYEAVQLQCLEAVEVKLKQTGIPDEFGKDYEFLLLLLSSGIIVPIITKSSYGATFSCLCYMFGNVSRQWQEAQLSSLKYMIASEDKSNLNLIFVFTRLLFPCFLAELVKADQQILAGFFVTKFMHTSASFSIVNVVDASLRRYFEKQLLLLDDDEASWEGINSSEPLLNTILSFRDRLGELIPSALSLLPAPG; from the exons ATGGAAATTGACGCTACACATAATTGGAATCCATCCATGGGCGGAGGCGTGAGAGAAGTTCTGTTTGAAGTACGGCGTCACGCTTCAGGAACTTACTCCAATTACCCTCCGACGGGTCAACAG GTGGACGATGGCCGCGGAAGGACTTTACTCTCCTACTTTTCGTTGCGAG GCATCACCCAAATGAAGGAGAGATGGACAGAATATAGGAATCCAAAAAAGGTGGGTAAGCATGCAGCTTTGTTCATCTCTCCCCATGCTGATCGAGTGGCTGTAGCTTTCAGGAATCAGATAACGTTCTTGCAGAAAGATGATGACTATCAACAACCAAGTGGCACTTTTACCA GTGGAAACATCAGTGCCTTCACATGTGGTACATGGTCAGAAGCTCATGAAGTCCTTGGAGTTTTTGATGACACTAATACTCTATATTTCATTAAAGCTAATGGAGAAGAAATTACCAGAATCACCGGGAAGCATCTTAAAGTCTCCCTACCAATATTGTGCTTGATTTTGCAGGATGACAATGATGTGAACAAAGCATGCTT GTGTACCTTTAGCATTCTTACATCAGATGGTTCACTCCACGATTTAGAAATTAGTCAGGATCTAAGTGCCTCCATGTCTGCAGCTCCTCTTGCACGTACTGGAGTAATGCTGAAGAAACAATTCCCAAAGAATGTTTTCTGTATGCATCACCATCCAAAGTTGTCTTTGTTTGCTACAATCAGTAGTGCCAGTGGTGTTGCCATTTCCAATACGTCAGGACATCCAG GATCACCTAGTCTATCTCTTTGGCAAAGAAGTAGCAGCTCAGATTTGGAGCTCATGGTATCCATTGATTTTGAAGGTTTATATGCTGAAGCAAAAGGTGTAGATCAGTTGATTTCTCCGAAGGTGCTCATCTCACCTGAGGGAAATTTTGTTGGCACTCTTGATGCTAGGGGTTGCTTGCTTATTTTTAAGTTTCATCAAAAGCAGTGGAACCTATCAAATCTTTACAATACAAAGAGGCATGATCTGCAAATGAAAAATGACTTGTCTGGTGGAGGCATGGATTTTCTGAATGATATAGTTGACTTTACTTGGTGGTCTGATGATGTACTTGCTGTTGCGAAAAGGGATGGCACTATTACGATGTTTGATGTCCCTACTGGTGTTAAATTGTTGGAGAAAGATCCTGTTTACTCAATGCCTATCATGGAAACAGTGGAGAAGTTGTCTGGATGCCTTTTTCTTTTGGAGAGTACATCTGGGCAAAGCTATAAATCATCTGAAGAAAAAAGAACAACAGACTTGCGTCTTATTGAGCAGCTGGAATGTGCTAAACTGCAGTGGaatttattttcactttcagAAAGATCTGTTTCTGAAATGTATGACTTGCTAATACGTAAACAAGACTATCAAGTTGCTCTTAGCTTTGCTCATCATCATGGGTTGGATAAAGATGAACTGTTGAAGTCACAATGGATGTCTTCTAGTCAAGGAGTAAACGAGATAAATAAATTGCTGTCAACTATCAAGGACCATGTTTTTGTCCTGTCTGAATGTGTAGATTGTGTAGGACCAACAGAAGATGCAGAGAAGGCTTTACTGGCTTATGGACTCCACCTAACAGAGAATTACAGGTTTTCTAAATCACAAGAAGATGAGAGCAGCCAAGTGTGGGACTTCCGTATGGCAAGATTAAAGTTGCTTTTGTTTAGAGACCGGCTGGAAACATTTCTTGGGATAAACATGGGAAG GTTCTCGGCTCAAGAGTACAATAAATTTCGTAATTTACCAATTAATGACGCTGCTGTAGCCCTTGCAGAGACAGGGAAGATTGGAGCGTTAAACCTTCTTTTCAAACGACATCCATATTCGCTCGGTCCATACATATTGGAGGTTCTTGCTGCTATTCCTGAGACAGTTCCAGTTCAGAGTTATGCACAGCTCCTTCCTGGGAATTCCCCTCCTGCAAGTATTGCTCTGAGGGAGGAAGATTGGGTTGAATGTGATAAGATGGTCTCATTTATAAACAGTCTACCTGAGGACCATGGTAGCAGGGTTCTTATTAGAACTGAACCAATTGTCAAGAGATACATGGGATTTCAATGGCCATCAACTGCTGATCTTTCTAGCTGGTACAAAAATAGAGCCAGAGATATTGATACCTTAAGTGGGCAGCTTGAAAACTGCATGTGCTTGGTTGACTTTGGTTATCAAAAGGGGATCTCAGAGTTGCAGCATTTCTATGAGGACATCTCTTTCCTGCGCCAGCTTATTTATTCTGAtgaaaatgaagggaaaagaaatttttttcttaGTCTTATTGCTTGGGAGAAGTTATCTGACTATGAAAAATTCAGATTGCTGCTCAGGGGAGTGACAGAGGAAGACGTAATTGGAAGACTAAAGAATATTGCAATCCCATTCATGCAAAAGAGGGATTATCATATAGCTGCTGATTCTACAGATGAGCTGACTGGTAGCCAATGTACTATGGATAATACAGCTGACTCATTTCTGGTTAGATGGCTAAAAGAGATTTCTTTGGAAAATAAACTAGGGATATGTTTGATAGTATTTGAAGAAGGGTGCACGGATCTGGAAAATAGTTACTTTTTCAAAGATGAGGCCCAGGTGGTGGATTGTGCTCTGCAGTGCATGTATTTGTGCTCTTCAACAGATAGATGGAGTACAATGTCCTCAATTTTATCTAAACTTCAACATTTACGAG GTTATGGAAATGAGGACCTCAAGACAAGATTGAAAGTCACTGAAGGCCACGTTGAAGCTGGGAGGATTTTGGCAATTTACCAG GTGCCAAAGCCTATTAACTATTTTAGGGAGCCACATACAGATGAAAAAGGTGTAAAACAGACACTTCGTCTTATACTCTCCAAATTTATTCGGAGGCAGATGGGTCGATCAGATAATGACTGGGCTAACATGTGGCGTGATTTGCAGTCTTTGCAAGAAAAAGCTTTTCCCTTCCTTGATTTGGAGTACATGTTGATAGAGTTCTGTAGGGGATTGcttaaagctggaaaatttccacttgCAAGGAACTATTTAAAAAGTACAGGTTCAGTAGTTTTGGCTGCAGATAAGGCCGAAACTCTGGTCATTCAAGCTGCAAGAGAGTATTTCTTCTCAGCATCAAGTCTTGATTGTCCAGAA ATATGGAAGGCTAAGGAATGTCTTAATATCTTGCCTAGTAGCAGAAATGCCAGGGTAGAAGCTGATGTCATTGATGCCCTTACCTTGAAACTTCCAAAACTGGGAGTAAATGTCCTGCCATTGCAATTTAGACAAATGAAAGATCCATTGGAAATAATTAAGTTGGCAATTACAAGTCAAGATGGAGCTTATCTCAATGTTGATGAACTTATTGAAATTGCCAAACTTCTTGGATTGAGCTCACACGATGAAATATCATCCGTACAAGAAGCTATTGCAAGAGAAGCTGCTGTTGCTGGAGATTTGCAACTAGCTTTTGATCTGTGTCGTGTTTTGGCTAAAAAGGGTCATGGTTCTGTCTGGGACTTATGTGCTGCTCTTGCAAGAGGTCCTGCCCTTGATAATATGGATGTAAATTCTCGAAAGCAtcttttagggttttctttgAGCCACTGTGATGAAGAATCTATTGGTGATCTGCTCAATGGGTGGAAAGATCTTGACATGATGGGACAGTGTGAAACTTTAATGATGCTGACCGGGAGTGAGCCTCCTGAATCTGCAGTTCAGGGTACTTTAGCCATCTCATATCCACTATATAGTACACAAGGTTCTGTTGATTTTGGAACTTGTTCAGGAAAGGTTGATAATGTTGGTTATGGTGATCAAGGACATCTTGATGCCGTAAAAGATTTTCTCTCTCTAGTTGCAGAAAATTTGCCTTTTGAGAATGGTTATCAATGGGAATCTATCCTTAGAGAAAACGGgaaaattttgtccttttctgCTTTGCGCCTTCCTTGGTTACTTGAACTGAGTACTAAAGCAGAAACAACTAAAAAACATATATCAGGCTCAGTTTCAGGAAAGCAGTACATAAGTGTTAGAACACAAGCTGTTGTAACTATTATCTCTTGGTTGGCAAGGAACGGTTTTGCTCCAAAAGATAATTTGATCATCTCCATTGCTAAATCAATTATGGAACCTCCTGTTACTGAAGAGGAGGACATCATGGGATGCTCTTTTCTCTTAAATCTGGTGGATGGCTTTTCTGGTGTGGATATTATTGAAGGATTTGTGAAAGCAAGGGAAAGTTACAACGAAATTATGAGCATTATGAATGTGGGGTTGATTTATGGTTTATTACATAACTGCAGAGGCGAATGTGAGGAGCCTGCTCAGAGGAGGATGCTGTTGCTTAGGGAATTCCAACAGAAACACAAATCAGTTGCATCAG ATGAAAGAGATGAATTAGACAAGGCACAATCTGCATTCTGGAGAGAGTGGAAACTAAAATTAGAAGACCAAAAGCGTGTGGCAGATCATTCAAGGGTTTTGGAACAGATTATTCCTGGTGTTGAAACAGCTCGTTTTTTGTCTGGAGACACTAGCTACAGGGAGAGTGTTGTTTTTTCCTTTATTGAATCCATAAAACTGGAGAAGAAACATGTATTAGAAGATGTTATAAAATTAGCCCATACCTATGGCTTGGATCAGACCAAG GTGCTACTCCACTATATAAGTTCTACTTTTACTTCTGAGGCTTGGACAGTGGATGATATTGTGGCTGATCTTTCACAATTCAGAAATGAAGTGATTTCCTCTGCTGCAGAAACCATAACAGTCATTACTGTGTCTGTCTACCCTTTGATTGATGGTCATGATAAGCAGCGGCTTGCTTATATATATGGTCTACTTGCTGAGTGCTACTTGCAGCTGGAAGAGCTAAAAGAACCACTTCCTACTATTGGCCAGAGTCCAATGCACTTAGATGCCATCCATTTAGCTCGTTTCAGCAAGGTTGTAAGCCAAGAATGTTTCAGGGTTTCCTTTATTGGTGGCCTCAACTTCAAGAAAATTGCTGGATTGACAGATCTGAACTGGGATTGCTTCAATGATGAAGTCTTTTCTCACATTAGTGAAAAGAATGTTGAAGCGCTGGCAGATATGGTCCGCAACCTTATCGGGTTGTATGGAGATTCATTACCTGAAGGTCTTTTATCATGGCAGTATGTCTACAGACACCATGTGCTGAATTTGTTGACAACCTTTGAAACTCAATTTAAAACAGATAGCCTTAGTGAAAGCcctgaaaattttcattgcTTCCTGAGTGAGCTTGAGCAAACCTATAATGCTGTCCTTAAATACGTGAAATTCATTGAATATCCAGGTATACTGGACATAATGATGCGATTCTTTGCAGTAATGGTACCTTTTGAGAAACCGTCAAGTAAACGTTTTGACTCAATGTGGCAGGAGTGTCTTCTCAAGCTATTGAATATGTGGCTTAAAATGATGAGTGACATGCAGGAACTTAAATATCTTGAGCATTCAGATGAAAGCTTCTGTTCAGAATCTTTAGTGACGTGTCTCAAAGTATTCATTAACTTGATTTTAAAGGGGAAAGTCTCTCCCATTGAAGGTTGGGGCACCATTATTAGTTTCAGTAACTCAGGCGTTAATGGTGATGCTATAGTTGAAATTTTTAATTTCTGCAGAGCAATGCTTTTCTCAGGATGTAGGTTTCTAGCTGTTGCCTATGTATTTACCGATGCACTGAGTCAACTCTCGCCTGGGTCGGCTTTGGCATTAAGCACTGGAAGATGTTATATCAATATCCAGGATCTCCCCCATCTTTACATAAGTTTACTGGAGATGATCTTGCTTGACCTAGATAGTGGATCTCTTGAAAAGCAAAAGTTTCACTCTTTCTTGTCATCTTTGAGTAAACTTGAAGGGAACTTGGAGGATTTGAAATGTGTCAGGGATTCTGTTTGGAAAAAGTTGGCAGAGGTATCTGACAACTTGCAGCTTCCTAGCCACTCACGTGTATATATCCTGGAGCTTATGCAGTGTATTAGAGCTACAGACAAGGAGCTGAAAGTGTTCTCTTCTGAGCTAGACACCTATGTTATTCCTTGGGAAGGGTGGGAGAATGTCCAGAGTGGATGTGTAAATCATGAAAAGACCAGTGATGTTGCAGACACAGCTAACAGATTTACAAATACTTTAGTTGCCCTTAAGTCATCTCAGATGTTGTCAGCTATTTCGCCAAGCTTGGAAATTGCACCAGAAGATTTATTAACTACTGAATCAGCTGTTTCTTGCTTTGTAAAAGTGTCTGAATCTGCCAAGTCTGAATCCGAGATTGATACTTTGATAGCTATGTTGGGAGTGTGGGAGGAACTTTTCATGTATGGAAGAAAAGATTCTCCTAAGGTAGATGATATTGGAAATAGTTGGAGTAATGATGATTGGGATGAGGGATGGGAAAGCTTTCTGGAAGAATCTAGGGAGAAAGAGTCGAAGAGTAACAGCACTCTTTTGGTTCATCCTTTACATGTATGTTGGCTGGAGATCGTCAAAAAATTAATAAGGCTTTCCAGGTACGAGGAATTTCTGAGATTGGCTGATAAGTACAAAGGAAATACCACGCAAATTTTGCTTGATGAAGATGATGCTCGTTGTCTAAGTCAAATTATGCTTGAATTGAACTGTTTTATTGCTCTTAAGATAATGTTGTTACTGCCATATGAAGCTGTTCAATTGCAGTGCTTGGAAGCCGTAGAGGTAAAGTTGAAACAAACAGGCATCCCGGATGAATTTGGCAAAGATTATGAATTCTTGCTTCTTTTATTATCATCTGGAATAATAGTACCTATCATCACCAAATCTTCTTATGGCGCCACTTTCTCGTGTCTTTGCTATATGTTTGGGAATGTCTCTCGTCAGTGGCAGGAGGCACAGTTGTCAAGCCTCAAATATATGATAGCCAGTGAAGATAAAAGCAACTTGAaccttatttttgttttcacaaGACTGCTTTTCCCATGTTTTCTAGCAGAGCTTGTGAAAGCTGACCAGCAGATTCTGGCAGGGTTTTTTGTTACAAAATTCATGCACACTAGTGCATCATTTAGTATAGTGAATGTTGTGGATGCTAGTCTTAGAAGATATTTCGAAAAGCAGCTCCTACTGCTAGACGATGATGAAGCCTCTTGGGAGGGCATCAATTCTAGTGAACCTTTGTTGAACACCATATTGAGCTTTAGAGACAGGTTAGGAGAATTGATCCCATCCGCTTTGTCATTACTTCCTGCACCGGGTTGA